The following nucleotide sequence is from Fibrobacter sp. UBA4297.
TGCAACGAATTTGAATGCGTCCAACGCAAATGCTTCGAACGTGAACTCCGCGAAGGCCGCTTTCGAAGATGAACATGGCGTTCCTGAAAATCGAATTTTAACGTCTCCGTTTAACGGTAGAACGGTTCTCCGCCCGACGGCGAGAGAACGCATCACGTCTGCAATGCAGTCGCTTTCTGATGTGCTACATCATGACCGCACCAAGGTTAAGCCCGCTGCTCCGGCAGCTGCGCCAAAGCCCGAAGTTGTTGCAACTGCAGTTGCGCATCCGCTTGAGATGAACCGCTTTGACCGTGAATCTTCGGTGAACAGCAAGATCTTGCAGATGTCTCGCAGGGGGTTCCCGGCTTCGGCAATCGCTTCGAAGTTGAAGATTCCTCAGGCTAAGGTTGAGGCTGTTATCAAGGAAGCTGTAGAAGCAGGTAACTAATGCGTTACCGCTTTCGTTGTGAATATCTAGGCAGCGCCTTTTACGGCTGGCAAGAACAAAATTGTGGCGGCAAACTCCGCTTTGTAACCGTGCAGTCCACGCTCGAAGAGGCGTTGTCGATTGCGTTACGTGCGCCCATCCGCGTGGTGGGGTCGGGCCGAACAGATACGGGTGTCCATGCCCGCGGCCAGTGTGTCCACTTTGATTTTGATGGTGAACTGGACCCGCAGAAGGTTGTTCGTTCTGTGAATGGGCTTACCAAGCGCTTGATTCGCATTCGCGATTTAGAGCCTTGTGCTCCGGACTTCAACGCTCGCTACGATGCTGTTTTACGTTATTACCAGTACACGATTTTTACGCGCCCGGTGGCGCTAATGCGTGATTTTGGCTGGGAGTGTGGCTCGCTGAACCTGGATATCGATGCAATGGGCCGCGAGGCGCAGTCGTTCCTTGGTGAACATGATTTTATTGATTTTTGCATCCCGCGTAACGATGGAAAATCGACGCTTTGCACGTTGAGCGAGTTCCGTCTGGAACGCTTGAACGACTGGAGCTGCATGTTCCATATTAAAGGAAACCGCTTTTTGCACCGCCAGGTGCGCGCCATGGTCGGGACGCTTTTTGATGTTGGTCGAGGCCGTTATCCCGAAGGAACGGTCAACCAAATTTTCGAGAAAAAGTTCAAAGGCGAACGCACGTGGGCGCCCCCGCAGGGGCTCGTGCTGGAGAATGTGGAATATAGGGATTATTGATTTTAGTTGTTGGTCATTGGCTCTTGGTCTTTAGTTTTAAAGTTTGGCGCCTTTGGCGCGATGATATGACTAATAACCAATGACTAGCTGCTAGTGACTAACTTCTAATTGCTTCAATCATTTCCTTCACGGCGCGTTCCATACCAACGAGGGCGGCGCGGCTAACAATGCTGTGGCCGATGATGATTTCATCAATGCCGTCAATTTGTGCAACGGCTTCTACGTTTCTGTAGTTGAGTCCACGACCAGCGAACACGTTTAATCCATACTTGTGGGCGAGAACAGTCATGTCTTGCAAAGCTGAAATTTCACGATCGACTTCTTCGCGGCTGCCGAGTTCAAAAGCGGTGGCGTATTTGCCCGTGTTGAATTCAACGTAATTTGCGCCGACCTTCTTCGCAGCCTTGACCTGTTCTGTTTCGGCATCGATGAACACGCTCACCTGTATGTCATTGTTGCGGAGCGTCATGATGTACTTTGCAAGTTCGTCAATCTTTGCAGAAACGTTCAGGCCGTCTTCTGTTGAAAGCTCGGTGTGAACTTCCGGGACGAGCGTGACCATGTCCGGCTGGCGGTTGATGGCGAACTGCACCATTGCTTGCGTCGGAGCCATTTCAAGATTCAATTTAGTGGTCACCGTTCCGCGGAGGAGTCTGATGTCGCGGTCCTGGATGTGGCGCTTGTCTTCACGGAGGTGGGCCGTAATGCCGTTGCAACCGGCGAGTTCCGCAATCATGGCGGCGGCTACCGGATCAGGTTCTTTGCCCTTGCGTGCTTCACGGATTGTCGCAATGTGATCCACATTTACACCAAGTTTGATAGACATAGGCTCTCCTATTTAGAATTGAATAAAGTTGAAAGGTCTACGAGAGTAGTGCCTTGCTTTGCCGTTTTTGCGGCGATATCCTCAATTTTAGACAAATTTTGTTCCGTCAGTGGGATAATCATAATCGATGTCCCGCTTTTGGGCGCTTCCCTGAGCTTTTGATGGATGTAGTCCTCAATTGAACTGTTTTCTGGATTGTAAGGGAACGCTATTTTGCATACAAGTTTAAAGTCCTTGCAGGTCTGTGGTACGACCGTTCGGTCTTCCATGGACAAGTCCATAAACCACATGTCGTTTTTTTCTGCGGGCTTGAGAATGGCTTGCAAAAGTTGTTTGTGCTTGACCGCTTGTTCGCCATAGCGAGTTGCAATGCCTGCTGCGCTTGGGAGAACCTCTTTTGCTTTGTTGATGGTTTCTTCGATTTGTTCTGCCGTGTGGTGGATGCGGAGTGGACGCAATTTGTTGTGAACTTTGTTTAGCTTGGTCGATTCCATGGCAAGCCAAAGAACGATTTCCTTGTTGCGGATTTTGTCTAAACTCTTATAAAATTTTTCATCGACTCCGAATGGTGGAATCAGCATGTCAAACGGGTAGTCTAGGTTGTTTAGCTTAGCGATGATTTCTGGAGTAAGGCTTGTTGTCTGGAATACAACTGACATGAGCGACGCATTTTTCATAAAAATATTTTCTGAAACTTGGAGCGTCAGATGAAGCGAGTCTCCTTGAGGTGTTAAAACGTCTACCCATGCCGATTGGTAGGCGTTGGGATTTTCGCTCAGTTCTTCCATCGAAAGGATTGTGCCACCGTGTGCCTGAATGAATTTTTGGGCTTGCAGGAGATAGACTACAATTGTTTTTCCGCGAGCGAGAGTCCAAATGGTTCGCTTGGAACGTTTCGAAAAACTAGACGAAATAATTTTCATCTCGTCTTGCAGCCTTTGTGCGAAATTAACAGTGTCTTTTTCTGTTGGTGCTACTTTGGATTCTTGAATGCCTGTAGTTTCTTCAATTTTTTCGAGAATAAGTTGCGCTTTATCCTGGTTGTTCAAAAAATAGGACAGCCCTGCAAAAATCCCCGATGCTAAAAATAGTGCGACAATGTGTTTAAGCTTTATCATCTCATCTACAAATATAACTACATTGAGCCCATGGCTATTCTATTT
It contains:
- the truA gene encoding tRNA pseudouridine(38-40) synthase TruA; protein product: MRYRFRCEYLGSAFYGWQEQNCGGKLRFVTVQSTLEEALSIALRAPIRVVGSGRTDTGVHARGQCVHFDFDGELDPQKVVRSVNGLTKRLIRIRDLEPCAPDFNARYDAVLRYYQYTIFTRPVALMRDFGWECGSLNLDIDAMGREAQSFLGEHDFIDFCIPRNDGKSTLCTLSEFRLERLNDWSCMFHIKGNRFLHRQVRAMVGTLFDVGRGRYPEGTVNQIFEKKFKGERTWAPPQGLVLENVEYRDY
- a CDS encoding pyridoxine 5'-phosphate synthase, producing MSIKLGVNVDHIATIREARKGKEPDPVAAAMIAELAGCNGITAHLREDKRHIQDRDIRLLRGTVTTKLNLEMAPTQAMVQFAINRQPDMVTLVPEVHTELSTEDGLNVSAKIDELAKYIMTLRNNDIQVSVFIDAETEQVKAAKKVGANYVEFNTGKYATAFELGSREEVDREISALQDMTVLAHKYGLNVFAGRGLNYRNVEAVAQIDGIDEIIIGHSIVSRAALVGMERAVKEMIEAIRS
- a CDS encoding divergent polysaccharide deacetylase family protein yields the protein MIKLKHIVALFLASGIFAGLSYFLNNQDKAQLILEKIEETTGIQESKVAPTEKDTVNFAQRLQDEMKIISSSFSKRSKRTIWTLARGKTIVVYLLQAQKFIQAHGGTILSMEELSENPNAYQSAWVDVLTPQGDSLHLTLQVSENIFMKNASLMSVVFQTTSLTPEIIAKLNNLDYPFDMLIPPFGVDEKFYKSLDKIRNKEIVLWLAMESTKLNKVHNKLRPLRIHHTAEQIEETINKAKEVLPSAAGIATRYGEQAVKHKQLLQAILKPAEKNDMWFMDLSMEDRTVVPQTCKDFKLVCKIAFPYNPENSSIEDYIHQKLREAPKSGTSIMIIPLTEQNLSKIEDIAAKTAKQGTTLVDLSTLFNSK